In a single window of the Natronorubrum halophilum genome:
- a CDS encoding mechanosensitive ion channel family protein codes for MNRHLGSVSLLVALGFGVTAGIVRRFDVAVVSGEVGGVPATSLLAQALLIAAVGFAAFGGYALVARVLLTRTADKRRRHDLKNVVRLTFIVLGTVGVLSVLTRQYVGVLFSLGIVGFAVTFALQQPLFSLIGWLYIMIKRPYGVGDRVAIEGSKGDVVEVDFLVTTLWEINGELVSSNQPSGRVITLPNSVVLSSHVYNYSYRSFPHVWNELSIQVAYETDLEFARALMIEEATDYLGEDMQRAVELYRKRLAKTPVELEVRDGPSVNVVQEESWVDLRLRYLVHPRTSQRVRNDLYERILERMNDNPDRVGFPVSRNR; via the coding sequence GTGAACCGCCATCTCGGCTCCGTCTCCTTGCTAGTTGCGCTCGGATTCGGCGTGACTGCTGGTATCGTTCGACGGTTCGACGTCGCAGTGGTCTCGGGCGAAGTCGGTGGCGTTCCCGCCACCAGCCTGCTCGCCCAGGCGCTACTGATCGCCGCCGTCGGCTTCGCTGCCTTCGGCGGCTACGCTCTGGTCGCCCGGGTCCTTCTGACGCGGACGGCCGACAAACGGCGACGACACGACCTCAAAAACGTCGTTCGACTGACCTTCATCGTACTCGGTACCGTCGGCGTCCTCAGCGTGCTCACCAGACAGTACGTCGGCGTGTTGTTCTCGCTCGGTATCGTCGGCTTCGCCGTCACCTTCGCCCTGCAACAGCCCCTCTTCTCGCTCATCGGGTGGCTGTACATCATGATCAAACGCCCGTACGGCGTCGGCGACCGCGTCGCCATCGAGGGGTCGAAGGGTGACGTCGTCGAAGTCGACTTTCTGGTAACGACGCTCTGGGAGATCAACGGCGAACTCGTCTCCTCGAACCAGCCCTCGGGGCGAGTGATCACCCTCCCCAATAGCGTCGTTCTCTCCTCGCACGTGTACAACTACTCCTACCGGTCGTTCCCGCACGTCTGGAACGAACTCTCGATTCAGGTCGCCTACGAAACCGACCTCGAGTTCGCACGCGCCCTCATGATCGAGGAGGCGACGGACTACCTGGGCGAAGACATGCAACGGGCTGTCGAACTGTACCGGAAGCGACTCGCGAAAACGCCGGTCGAACTCGAGGTCCGCGACGGGCCGTCGGTGAACGTCGTCCAGGAGGAGTCGTGGGTCGACCTCCGACTCCGGTATCTCGTGCACCCGCGTACGAGCCAGCGCGTCCGCAACGACCTCTACGAACGCATCCTCGAGCGGATGAACGACAACCCGGACCGGGTCGGGTTTCCGGTCAGCCGGAACCGATGA
- the trkA gene encoding Trk system potassium transporter TrkA, protein MYVLIVGAGQVGQMIASNLEDSHDVAVVERDPDIVDEITYSYDVLAVEGDGTDLEALREAGLGRADLVVACTNDDETNIVVCGTVKTVDDVFTIARVRNRTLLNTWQGSQDAFGVGFMVCTDLLVAQTIFRISGFPRAQDVEMFAGGLVRMAEFDIDAESPLVGRRVEEADQYDSMTFAGVFRGDEMIVARGDTVFQADDRIVVIGSPSSVKEFAMEVCIPEGTSSADDVVVVGGSEIGFQTAREFEAHGFEPRLIERDHERAREIAEALPKTFVMESDATDTDFLSREHIDEADIVIAALDSDEKNLLVSLLARRVGVGRTVAIIENTEYTDLFETVGIDVAINPREETAEEIVRFTRTDQTEKIAMLEHDRAEVIEVELGPGSALAGRSIADSMADLPDCVVIGAISRGGDLITPRGTTVPQPGDHIVIFVDATVLDEISAVL, encoded by the coding sequence ATGTACGTACTAATCGTCGGTGCGGGTCAAGTCGGACAGATGATCGCTTCGAATCTCGAGGACTCACACGACGTCGCGGTGGTCGAACGCGACCCGGACATCGTCGACGAGATCACGTACTCGTACGACGTCCTCGCCGTCGAAGGCGACGGAACGGATCTCGAGGCCCTTCGAGAGGCGGGCCTCGGTCGGGCTGATCTCGTCGTCGCGTGTACGAACGATGACGAGACGAACATCGTCGTCTGCGGGACCGTCAAGACCGTAGACGACGTCTTTACGATCGCACGAGTGCGGAATCGAACGCTGTTGAACACGTGGCAGGGATCGCAGGACGCTTTCGGGGTGGGCTTTATGGTCTGTACCGACCTGCTGGTCGCCCAGACGATCTTCCGGATCTCCGGGTTCCCGCGGGCACAGGACGTCGAGATGTTCGCCGGCGGACTCGTCAGGATGGCCGAGTTCGATATCGACGCCGAGAGCCCACTCGTCGGCCGACGCGTCGAGGAGGCCGATCAGTACGATTCGATGACGTTCGCCGGCGTCTTCCGGGGCGACGAGATGATCGTCGCCCGCGGCGACACCGTTTTCCAGGCCGACGACCGGATCGTCGTCATCGGGAGCCCCAGTTCGGTCAAGGAGTTCGCGATGGAGGTGTGCATCCCCGAGGGAACCTCGAGCGCGGACGACGTGGTCGTCGTCGGCGGCAGCGAGATCGGCTTTCAGACCGCTCGCGAATTCGAGGCCCACGGCTTCGAGCCGCGACTGATCGAACGTGACCACGAACGCGCCCGCGAAATCGCCGAAGCGCTTCCCAAGACGTTCGTCATGGAGAGCGACGCGACCGACACGGACTTCCTCTCCCGCGAACACATCGACGAGGCCGACATCGTCATCGCCGCCCTCGACAGCGACGAGAAGAACCTGCTCGTCTCGCTGCTCGCGCGTCGGGTCGGCGTCGGTCGGACGGTCGCGATCATCGAGAACACCGAGTACACCGATCTCTTCGAGACCGTCGGCATCGACGTCGCGATCAATCCTCGTGAAGAGACCGCCGAAGAGATCGTCCGCTTTACCCGGACCGACCAGACCGAGAAGATCGCCATGCTCGAGCACGACCGCGCAGAGGTCATCGAGGTCGAACTCGGGCCGGGGAGCGCCCTGGCTGGCCGGTCGATCGCGGACTCGATGGCGGACTTGCCCGACTGCGTCGTCATCGGTGCGATCTCGCGCGGCGGCGATCTCATCACGCCCCGCGGGACGACGGTTCCCCAGCCCGGCGATCACATCGTGATCTTCGTCGATGCGACCGTACTGGACGAGATATCGGCAGTGCTGTGA
- a CDS encoding TrkH family potassium uptake protein, with product MRVRYPAVGRDLGRILQVVSLMAFVSIAVAVINQEFYAVPAFTISAVVMGGLGIWLARRYQQVADSGKLEAMVTAAAAWGTVGILGGLPFLLVAWTIALNPYPAWANAPPMNETVSVFRHPLNGIFESISGFTSTGLTMAMIEEDLPRSLQWWRSFTEWIGGVGVIVLTVAILARPGSGSLTLYESEARSEKIHPSIVSTVTEIWKIYLGITLAGVALFLAAGMPLSDSINHAMTAISTGGFSVHADSIGYYDSAVIEYAVIPVMVAGSIAFPVHYLILKGHLRNFYTDIQTRWVFIWFSVGSVALTALLWTNGQYDTFEETFRIALFQFVSATSNAGFGTTAIGDGTEQIWTAGTTLLLCLGMLTGAAAGSTVGGLKLIRVITLVKGTVWQIRSVFTPASAIRRLRLDERTLDQSQVQREYTEAAVVFILWIAGLAVGVAVFLWMLPSAYPLKYIIFDVMSAQSTVGLGTGITGPEMPAVTKLMLIGNMWIGRLEIIPIAVLLGAAFRELDLYR from the coding sequence ATGAGGGTACGGTATCCGGCAGTGGGACGAGACCTCGGTCGAATCCTGCAGGTCGTCTCGTTGATGGCGTTCGTTTCGATCGCGGTCGCCGTCATCAATCAAGAGTTCTACGCAGTCCCGGCGTTCACCATCTCGGCTGTCGTGATGGGTGGTCTCGGGATCTGGCTCGCGCGCCGGTATCAGCAGGTGGCGGATTCGGGAAAACTCGAGGCGATGGTTACGGCGGCTGCCGCGTGGGGGACGGTCGGCATCCTCGGTGGGCTCCCGTTCTTGCTCGTTGCGTGGACGATCGCATTGAATCCGTATCCCGCGTGGGCGAACGCGCCGCCGATGAACGAGACAGTTTCCGTCTTTCGCCACCCACTGAACGGAATTTTCGAGAGTATCAGCGGCTTCACCAGCACTGGGTTGACGATGGCGATGATAGAGGAGGACCTCCCCCGATCGCTGCAGTGGTGGCGGTCGTTCACCGAATGGATCGGCGGTGTCGGCGTCATCGTTCTGACCGTCGCGATTCTCGCCCGTCCTGGCAGCGGGTCGCTCACGCTCTACGAGAGCGAGGCTCGCTCCGAGAAGATCCATCCGAGTATCGTCTCGACGGTCACGGAGATCTGGAAGATTTACCTCGGAATCACGCTCGCCGGGGTCGCGCTGTTTCTCGCCGCCGGAATGCCGCTGTCGGATTCCATCAACCACGCGATGACGGCCATTTCGACCGGTGGATTCTCGGTCCACGCCGATTCGATCGGTTACTACGACAGCGCGGTAATCGAGTACGCGGTCATCCCGGTGATGGTCGCGGGCAGTATCGCGTTCCCGGTTCACTACCTGATTCTCAAAGGCCACCTGCGGAACTTTTACACCGATATCCAGACCCGCTGGGTGTTCATCTGGTTTTCGGTAGGATCCGTTGCGCTGACGGCGCTCCTCTGGACCAATGGCCAGTACGACACGTTCGAGGAGACGTTCCGGATCGCGTTGTTCCAGTTCGTTTCCGCGACATCGAACGCCGGATTCGGTACGACAGCGATCGGCGATGGAACCGAGCAGATCTGGACGGCCGGGACGACCCTGTTGCTCTGTCTGGGGATGCTTACGGGTGCAGCGGCCGGGTCGACGGTCGGAGGTCTCAAACTCATCCGCGTCATCACCCTCGTCAAGGGAACTGTCTGGCAGATTAGGAGCGTCTTCACACCGGCCAGCGCGATTCGACGGCTCCGTCTCGACGAGCGAACCCTCGACCAGTCACAGGTCCAGCGTGAATACACCGAAGCAGCAGTCGTCTTCATCCTCTGGATCGCCGGACTCGCCGTCGGCGTCGCCGTCTTCCTCTGGATGTTGCCGTCAGCGTATCCCCTCAAGTACATTATCTTCGACGTGATGAGCGCTCAGAGTACCGTCGGACTGGGCACGGGGATCACCGGTCCGGAGATGCCGGCGGTAACCAAGCTGATGTTGATCGGCAATATGTGGATCGGTCGCCTCGAGATTATCCCGATCGCAGTGCTGCTGGGAGCGGCCTTCCGGGAACTCGATCTCTACAGGTAG
- a CDS encoding Lrp/AsnC family transcriptional regulator, whose translation MSIRLDEVNKRIIHALMNDARGTSAPTIAEEVGVSPATIRNRIHQLEDAGIIRGYHANVDFDAADEMLTTLYVATAPIEERARLAQQVRTITGVVNVREFVAGTENLHILTVGNDVEAINDIARELTSLGIDIDDEKVVRTEQFQAYHPFGPAEIHQQFSNYISLAGGNEVVELTVDADAPIAGLTLERAAREGLLEDGVLVVSIERDDAVLTPRGESEIRAGDILTVLSRGGFTERLFDTFETGSN comes from the coding sequence ATGAGCATCCGCTTGGACGAAGTAAACAAACGCATCATCCATGCGTTGATGAACGATGCGCGGGGCACGTCCGCACCGACGATCGCCGAGGAAGTCGGCGTTTCGCCAGCGACGATTCGAAACCGGATTCACCAACTCGAGGACGCCGGAATCATCCGCGGCTACCACGCGAACGTCGATTTCGACGCCGCTGACGAGATGCTCACGACGCTCTACGTGGCGACAGCACCCATCGAAGAGCGCGCGCGACTCGCCCAGCAGGTCCGAACGATCACCGGCGTCGTCAACGTTCGCGAGTTCGTGGCTGGAACAGAGAATCTCCACATACTCACCGTGGGCAACGACGTCGAAGCGATAAACGACATCGCTCGAGAGCTAACGTCGCTCGGCATTGATATCGACGACGAAAAAGTCGTCCGAACGGAGCAGTTTCAGGCGTACCACCCGTTCGGCCCCGCCGAAATCCACCAGCAGTTCTCCAACTATATTAGCCTCGCCGGCGGCAACGAAGTCGTCGAACTCACCGTCGATGCCGACGCACCGATCGCCGGGTTGACCTTAGAACGCGCCGCGCGCGAGGGGCTCCTCGAGGACGGCGTACTCGTCGTCTCGATCGAGCGCGACGACGCCGTGTTGACGCCGCGGGGGGAAAGCGAGATTCGAGCCGGCGACATCCTGACCGTTCTCTCCCGCGGCGGCTTTACCGAGCGTCTGTTCGATACGTTCGAAACCGGATCGAACTAG
- a CDS encoding amino acid permease — protein MTGGDEELAKDLGLFSALAIGIGTMIGAGIFVLPGVAAQEAGPIVVLSFIIGGMIAMINAFSVSELGTAMPKAGGAYYYINRALGPLFGSVSGMGDWMGLAFASAFYCIGFGGYLTTLLDGVVIPIPGLGSIALLPTIVLGPLVLADIQIGALIAGVVFVGINYIGAKETGGIQTAIVTLLLGILAVFALVGFFSFDWGTVTIDGGIAPLGYGEMLPGTALVFVSYLGYAKIATIGEELKNPGQNLPIAIIGSVAIVMVVYSILVGLMVGIIPYDQIDIDTPMSDVASVIFEGNLGVIGVTSITLAALLATASSANASILASARINFAMGRDKIVTDWLNEIHPRFATPYRSIAVTGAMILLFIVVLGGDLEVLSKAASVLHLVVYALINVALIVFREADVPEYDPDFTVPFYPITPILGVVFSLGLIAFMNQIEIALGLAFVLGAIAWYGIYARHETDREGVLSDYILSRSEEMPDAAVSAATAAKPSGRSEYTVVVPVSNPRTEAHLLSLASVVAKANDGVVQAVHIVEVPDQTPLVEGSKHIQRIDDESRKLMNQVRESTETVDAPVNIRTVVSHRSFEEVFDVARRENADTVVMGWGPDRPWTAGRAERPLEELTHDLPCDFLVLNDRGLETDRVLVPTAGGPDSDLSAEMARYMRDQLGSEITLLHVVDEGEEAEGEAFLTDWAADHDLENATIRVDASDDVEDAIATAARDHSLIVLGATERGLLSRLLRGSLAYSVVNEVDCSVLLAERPTKRSLWNRLFGSRND, from the coding sequence ATGACCGGCGGAGACGAGGAACTCGCCAAAGATCTCGGATTGTTTTCCGCGCTCGCGATCGGGATCGGAACGATGATCGGCGCGGGGATCTTCGTTCTTCCGGGCGTCGCGGCCCAAGAGGCGGGTCCGATCGTCGTCCTCTCGTTTATCATCGGCGGCATGATCGCCATGATAAACGCGTTCTCGGTGAGCGAACTCGGGACGGCGATGCCCAAAGCGGGCGGTGCGTACTACTACATCAATCGCGCGCTCGGTCCCCTGTTCGGATCGGTCTCCGGAATGGGCGACTGGATGGGGCTTGCCTTTGCAAGCGCCTTCTACTGTATCGGGTTCGGCGGCTACCTTACAACGCTGCTCGACGGCGTCGTCATACCGATACCTGGCCTCGGGAGTATCGCACTGCTGCCGACGATCGTTCTCGGGCCGCTGGTCCTGGCCGATATCCAGATCGGTGCCCTGATTGCCGGGGTCGTTTTCGTCGGCATCAACTACATCGGTGCGAAGGAGACGGGAGGCATTCAGACGGCTATCGTCACCCTCCTACTCGGGATCCTGGCCGTTTTTGCGCTCGTCGGCTTCTTCTCGTTCGACTGGGGAACGGTCACCATCGACGGTGGGATCGCGCCGCTTGGCTACGGCGAGATGCTCCCGGGGACTGCGCTCGTGTTCGTCTCCTACCTCGGCTACGCCAAAATCGCGACGATCGGCGAGGAACTCAAAAATCCGGGCCAAAATCTCCCCATCGCCATCATCGGCAGCGTTGCCATCGTGATGGTCGTCTACTCGATTCTCGTCGGCCTCATGGTCGGCATCATTCCCTACGACCAGATCGACATCGACACCCCGATGTCGGATGTCGCGAGCGTGATCTTCGAGGGCAATCTCGGCGTGATCGGCGTTACCTCGATCACACTGGCTGCACTGCTTGCGACGGCCTCGAGCGCGAACGCGTCGATCCTCGCCTCCGCACGCATCAACTTCGCGATGGGCCGTGACAAGATCGTCACCGACTGGCTCAACGAGATCCATCCGCGATTCGCCACGCCGTACCGGTCGATCGCCGTTACCGGTGCGATGATCCTCCTCTTTATCGTCGTCCTCGGCGGCGACCTGGAGGTTCTCTCGAAAGCGGCGAGCGTTCTCCATCTCGTCGTCTACGCGCTCATCAATGTCGCGCTGATCGTCTTTCGTGAGGCTGACGTGCCGGAGTACGATCCGGACTTCACCGTGCCGTTCTACCCGATTACGCCAATTCTGGGCGTGGTGTTCTCGCTCGGATTGATCGCGTTCATGAATCAGATCGAGATCGCGCTGGGGTTAGCGTTCGTCCTTGGTGCGATCGCCTGGTACGGCATCTACGCCCGCCACGAAACCGATCGCGAGGGCGTATTGAGCGACTACATCCTCTCGCGATCCGAGGAGATGCCAGATGCGGCCGTCTCCGCTGCGACCGCGGCGAAGCCGTCCGGTAGAAGCGAGTACACCGTGGTGGTCCCGGTCTCGAACCCGCGGACTGAAGCCCACCTCCTCTCACTGGCGAGCGTCGTTGCCAAGGCCAACGACGGCGTCGTCCAGGCGGTCCACATCGTCGAGGTTCCCGACCAGACGCCGCTCGTCGAGGGCTCCAAACACATCCAGCGTATCGACGACGAATCTCGGAAATTGATGAATCAGGTTCGGGAGAGTACGGAAACGGTCGACGCTCCCGTCAACATTCGGACAGTTGTGTCTCATCGCTCGTTCGAAGAAGTGTTCGACGTGGCTCGCCGCGAGAACGCGGACACCGTCGTCATGGGCTGGGGCCCCGACCGACCCTGGACCGCCGGTCGCGCGGAACGGCCACTCGAGGAGTTGACCCACGATCTGCCGTGTGACTTCCTCGTCTTGAACGACCGCGGTCTCGAGACTGACCGCGTACTGGTCCCGACCGCCGGCGGTCCAGACTCCGATCTCAGCGCCGAGATGGCTCGATATATGCGCGACCAACTCGGTTCCGAGATCACGCTGTTGCACGTCGTCGACGAGGGGGAGGAGGCGGAGGGCGAAGCGTTCCTGACCGATTGGGCGGCGGATCACGACCTCGAGAACGCGACGATCCGCGTCGATGCCTCGGACGACGTTGAGGACGCTATCGCGACGGCGGCTCGGGATCACTCGCTGATCGTCCTCGGGGCGACCGAACGCGGGCTGCTCTCTCGGCTGCTGCGTGGCTCGCTCGCCTACAGCGTCGTCAACGAGGTCGACTGTTCCGTCCTCCTGGCCGAACGGCCGACAAAACGGTCGCTCTGGAATCGGTTGTTCGGCAGTCGAAACGATTGA
- a CDS encoding amino acid permease has translation MSGSDEELAKDIGPLAALTIGVGTMIGAGIFVLPGPAVAELGPLAALAFVVGGGLALLTALSASELGTAMPVSGGAYYYVNQGLGPLFGSIAGWGNWMGLAFASAFYMYGFGEYVNQFVSISSVTLGPLGFDSAQLIGLVGAGFFIAINYIGAKETGRLQNVIVIVLMGILAVFTLFGLLNADLETLRPIDPFGWAPLLPVTGLIFVSYLGFVQITSVAEEIQEPGKNLPRAVIGSVVIVTVMYALILLAILAAVETSLVANNETAVVDVARLLIGPVGAAALLLGGLLATASSANASILASSRINFAMGRDKLISPKINEIHPRFATPYRAIAITGAFILLFIAFGNLEILATAGSVLHLIVYGLLNIALIVFREAKPAGYDPDFTVPFYPATPILGAVFSFALIAFIEPIVILLSMGFVVFGVVWYLGYARSEIESPGVLADYVLERSEELPNAAVSATTSVQPEGGDYRVMVPLANPAHEKHLITLGSAIAAQHDGTVVAVNIEQVPDQTSLRAARKQKDHEAAAHLLEQARADAETYGVDVETHVVLSHRGIEEVFDAAKRYGVDSCVMGWGPDSHGSPGRVETTVDELARSLPCDFLVFRDRGFDPSRILLPTAGGPDSDLAAAVARALQDLFDADVTLFHVADDRERGRQFLQNWARDRGLEDATCRVETGDVQTRIAEAASDATLLIIGATEKGVLERLARGSLILDVLDEVDCSVLLAEKRHKRTFRERIFGASGDESADEIGITPKPTGRDDSPERPRETSGFDN, from the coding sequence ATGAGCGGAAGCGATGAGGAACTCGCCAAGGACATCGGCCCGCTCGCCGCGTTGACCATCGGCGTCGGGACGATGATCGGGGCGGGGATCTTCGTCCTCCCCGGACCGGCGGTGGCGGAGCTCGGGCCGCTGGCGGCGTTGGCGTTCGTCGTCGGTGGCGGACTCGCGCTGCTCACGGCGCTTTCGGCATCCGAACTCGGGACGGCGATGCCCGTCTCCGGCGGTGCATACTATTACGTGAACCAGGGACTCGGGCCGCTGTTCGGTTCGATCGCCGGCTGGGGCAACTGGATGGGGCTCGCGTTCGCCTCGGCGTTTTACATGTACGGGTTCGGCGAGTACGTCAACCAGTTCGTAAGTATCTCGTCGGTGACACTCGGCCCCCTCGGCTTCGACTCGGCCCAGCTGATCGGGCTGGTCGGCGCGGGGTTTTTCATCGCGATCAACTACATCGGCGCGAAGGAGACGGGGCGGCTGCAGAACGTTATCGTCATCGTACTCATGGGAATTCTGGCGGTCTTTACCCTGTTCGGCCTGCTCAACGCCGATCTGGAAACGCTCCGTCCGATCGACCCGTTCGGTTGGGCACCCCTGTTGCCGGTGACGGGGTTGATATTCGTCTCCTACCTCGGCTTCGTCCAGATCACGTCCGTCGCCGAAGAGATTCAGGAACCGGGGAAGAACCTCCCGCGGGCGGTGATCGGGAGCGTCGTGATCGTCACCGTGATGTACGCCCTGATTCTCCTCGCGATCCTCGCGGCCGTCGAAACCAGCCTCGTCGCGAACAACGAAACCGCCGTCGTCGACGTCGCTCGACTGTTGATCGGTCCCGTCGGTGCCGCGGCGCTGTTGCTCGGCGGGCTGCTCGCAACCGCATCGTCGGCGAACGCGTCGATCCTCGCGTCCTCCCGAATCAACTTCGCGATGGGCCGGGACAAACTGATCTCGCCGAAGATCAACGAGATCCATCCACGCTTTGCGACGCCCTACCGCGCGATTGCGATCACGGGCGCGTTCATCCTCCTGTTTATCGCCTTTGGAAACCTCGAGATACTGGCAACCGCTGGCAGCGTTCTCCACCTCATCGTCTACGGTCTCTTGAACATCGCGTTGATCGTCTTCCGGGAGGCCAAACCCGCGGGTTATGATCCGGACTTCACCGTGCCGTTCTACCCCGCGACGCCGATTCTGGGCGCGGTCTTCTCGTTCGCGCTGATCGCGTTCATCGAACCGATCGTCATCCTGCTCTCGATGGGATTCGTGGTCTTCGGCGTCGTCTGGTACCTCGGCTACGCCCGCTCGGAGATCGAGTCGCCAGGGGTTCTCGCCGACTACGTCCTCGAGCGCTCGGAGGAACTCCCGAACGCGGCCGTCTCCGCGACCACGTCCGTTCAACCCGAGGGCGGTGACTACCGGGTGATGGTCCCGCTCGCGAACCCCGCTCACGAAAAACATCTCATCACACTCGGATCGGCGATCGCCGCCCAACACGACGGGACGGTCGTCGCCGTTAACATCGAGCAAGTGCCCGATCAAACCTCGTTGCGGGCCGCTCGGAAACAGAAGGACCACGAAGCGGCCGCGCACCTGCTCGAGCAGGCGCGGGCGGACGCCGAGACGTACGGCGTCGACGTGGAAACGCACGTGGTGCTCTCACACCGCGGCATCGAGGAAGTGTTCGACGCCGCAAAACGATACGGCGTCGACAGCTGTGTGATGGGGTGGGGTCCCGACTCTCACGGCTCGCCGGGTCGCGTAGAAACCACCGTCGACGAACTCGCGCGGTCGCTCCCGTGTGACTTCCTGGTCTTTCGCGACCGTGGATTCGACCCGTCTCGAATCCTGCTCCCGACCGCCGGCGGCCCCGATTCGGATCTCGCGGCGGCTGTCGCGCGCGCGCTTCAAGACCTGTTCGACGCGGACGTGACGCTGTTCCACGTCGCCGACGACCGCGAGCGGGGACGGCAGTTCCTCCAGAACTGGGCTCGCGACCGCGGCCTCGAGGACGCGACGTGCAGGGTCGAGACCGGCGACGTCCAGACCCGTATCGCCGAGGCTGCGTCGGACGCGACGTTGCTGATCATCGGCGCGACGGAGAAGGGCGTCCTCGAGCGACTCGCCCGCGGTTCGCTCATTCTCGACGTTCTCGATGAGGTCGACTGTTCGGTGTTGCTCGCGGAGAAACGTCACAAACGCACGTTCCGCGAACGGATCTTCGGCGCCAGCGGCGACGAGTCGGCGGACGAGATCGGTATCACGCCGAAGCCGACGGGTCGGGATGACAGCCCCGAACGGCCGAGGGAAACATCCGGATTCGATAATTAA
- a CDS encoding TrkH family potassium uptake protein — translation MNIRVNWQASIALTGTVLKYLALALLVPLVVAIIYQEDIFAFVATIVITVTVGFLLEQLDPDPDLQPREALLLVAIAWLAVAIIGSVPYVIAGYDTASTLAHPVNALFESMSGFTTTGATVMGEISVDDHSHAIMMWRQLTQWLGGMGIIVLMIAILPELAVNGAQLIRTEAPGPELQKLTPKIAETARILWLVYFGFTVVLIGLLYGLNRVGVAPEMTFYNAVAHGFSTLPTGGFSPEANSIAAFSAVVQWVIIPFMVVAGTNFALFWYVLHDEPRRIVQNTEFRTYAGAIAVLAGLLGALLYSGGAPPLGDLGGTTEGVGENAIRQALFQTVSLLNSTGFATSNFAQWDGAAQVVLLTAMFIGGSAGSTGGGIKIIRWLVVLKIARRELFTAAHPEAVKPIRIGGYVVDEDVIRGVLGFTFLFLLIFAFATVFLIVDAARVGYSLTPLEAIGASIATIGNIGPGFGAVGPFGSYLEFPVTSKLVMIFLMWIGRLEIIPVLVLFTGAFWKR, via the coding sequence ATGAATATACGTGTTAACTGGCAGGCAAGCATTGCCCTCACTGGAACCGTTCTCAAATATCTCGCCCTCGCGCTGCTCGTCCCGCTCGTCGTCGCCATCATCTATCAGGAGGATATTTTCGCTTTCGTGGCGACCATCGTGATTACCGTCACCGTCGGATTCCTTCTCGAGCAACTCGATCCCGATCCCGATCTGCAACCGCGGGAGGCGCTGTTGCTGGTCGCGATCGCGTGGCTCGCCGTCGCGATCATCGGATCGGTTCCGTACGTGATCGCGGGCTACGACACCGCTTCCACGCTTGCGCATCCGGTGAACGCACTCTTCGAGTCGATGTCCGGGTTCACGACGACGGGAGCGACGGTGATGGGCGAGATTTCCGTCGACGATCACTCCCACGCGATCATGATGTGGCGACAGCTCACGCAGTGGCTCGGCGGCATGGGGATCATCGTGCTGATGATCGCGATCCTACCGGAACTCGCCGTCAACGGTGCACAGCTGATTCGAACGGAGGCACCGGGACCGGAGTTACAGAAGCTCACCCCCAAGATCGCCGAAACGGCCCGCATCCTCTGGCTCGTCTACTTCGGGTTTACGGTCGTCCTCATCGGGTTGCTCTACGGGCTCAATCGCGTAGGAGTAGCTCCCGAAATGACCTTCTACAACGCCGTCGCACACGGCTTTTCGACCCTGCCGACTGGCGGGTTCTCGCCCGAAGCGAACAGTATCGCGGCGTTCTCGGCGGTCGTTCAGTGGGTCATCATCCCGTTCATGGTCGTTGCCGGGACCAACTTCGCGCTCTTTTGGTACGTGTTACACGATGAGCCGCGACGGATCGTTCAGAATACCGAGTTTCGCACCTATGCCGGGGCAATCGCGGTTCTCGCGGGGCTTCTCGGTGCGCTGTTGTACAGCGGTGGGGCACCCCCACTCGGCGACCTGGGCGGGACGACCGAGGGAGTAGGCGAGAACGCTATTCGACAGGCGCTGTTCCAGACCGTCTCGCTGTTGAACTCGACGGGATTCGCGACGAGCAACTTCGCACAGTGGGACGGGGCCGCACAGGTGGTCCTCCTGACCGCCATGTTTATCGGCGGCAGCGCCGGTTCGACCGGTGGCGGGATCAAGATCATCCGCTGGCTGGTCGTGTTGAAAATCGCTCGCCGGGAACTGTTCACCGCTGCGCACCCCGAGGCCGTAAAGCCGATCCGGATCGGCGGGTACGTCGTCGACGAGGACGTGATCCGTGGCGTGCTCGGCTTTACGTTCCTCTTCTTGCTCATCTTCGCCTTCGCAACGGTGTTCCTCATCGTCGATGCGGCCCGCGTCGGCTACTCGCTGACGCCCCTCGAGGCCATCGGCGCGAGTATCGCGACGATCGGGAACATCGGTCCGGGATTCGGCGCGGTCGGCCCGTTCGGAAGCTACCTCGAGTTTCCGGTAACCTCGAAACTCGTGATGATCTTCCTCATGTGGATCGGTCGCCTCGAAATTATTCCGGTGCTCGTCCTGTTCACG